The Alosa alosa isolate M-15738 ecotype Scorff River chromosome 17, AALO_Geno_1.1, whole genome shotgun sequence genomic sequence gtgtgggtgtgtgtgtgtgtgtatcgctctctccctctcactgtctctatCACTGGACCTGATTTAGATTGTCAACTGAATGGTAACCTTCAGACTGTATGACCTGAAAACTTGGTTATACCAGGGTCGATACGTGACAGCTTTTCATGTCATAGCCTTTACCTGCTGTAtctatctcatctctctctctttctctctctctctctctatatatatctctttctctctctttgtcgttctctctctctctttctctctctttcattctctctctctctctttctctctgttctccttcACTGAGGCAAAAGGAGACAGATTGACTGGGTTGTCCTGCTGTGAGGACAGGCTGGACGACTCATATTAGCCCAATACAAGACctcagtatttgtgtgtgtgtgtgtgtgtgtgtgtgtgtgtttgtatgaaatgtgtgtatgttatgtgtatgtgtttgtatgagtgtagtgtgtgtgtgtgtgtggtgtgtgtgtgtgagtgtgtgtgtgtgtttgtatgaaaaAAGAGAACCCCTCAAAGGACAGTGGTGTAGTCTGCAGGCCCACTGATCTGTATCTAATGCGGATTAACTCAGGGAGGTAATTACTCCATAGAGGAGAGAGccagtgagtgagcgagtgagtgggCAAGGGAACGAGGGGGCAAGAGCGTAGGGGGCAGAGTAAGGACACAAACCCCCCTGTGTGGACCACTCCAGCCTCAGCGGTGGCAGCAGTCTGCAGTCCTGTGGATGAACCTGGGTGTTCAATGACAGAGTCAGATGAAGTTCagggtgtgagtgtttgtgtgtgtgtgtgtgtgtgttggatgatGTTCAGTCTCCAGTGTGTCTGTGGTCACTAATCCATCCATTATGCAAGAGATGACAGCATGTAGTCAGTCAAGTAGagcgctcactctctctccctcccttcaggTCAGAAGAAGATATATTGGTCCAGGTAAAACagcctcaccctctctctctttgccatACTGTAGGTCCCTACAGACTACAGTACACAATAGGCCAGATGGGGCGGAAAATCAGAGTAGAAAAATACATttgtgttctgtctctctcccctctctctttctctctctctctctctctctctctctctctctctctctctctctctctctctttctctctgtctgtctctctctctctgtctctttctctctgtctgtctctctctctctctctctctctctctctctctctctctctctctctctctctctctctctctctctctctctctctctctctctctctctgtctgtctctctctctctctctgtctctttctttctctcttcccttttcaTCTTTTGTCCTTACTTTGTCCAGTAACTCCTTAGGAATGAACTTGGGACATAGGCTTAGAATCAGCTGACTTGTGGGAATAGCCATCCAACCTTCCATGCGCTCCATTGCTGCGGGCTCCATAGCAACGCCATCGTGTCACAATGGGGTAAACAGAGACCGTTACCATGGGTGCAGAGAGTATGCGGTGTGACCATAAGAAAAGATGCTGAATGGTGAAGTCACTGGCCACCGGCATGTTCTTGGTTCAACAAGAGCAAATGCTGTCTGTTCCGATGAAGGAACATATGCGGTTCTAAAGCAGCTAGTCAGGCCAGTTATTCACAGGCCAAGATTCAAAGGCCAAGATCATCCTTCCCAGCGGTGTAAAGTTTCTCACCCTGAACAAGGCAAACAAACCGAACTATGAAGGATTTTTATTAAAGCTAACAAACAGGAGGCCAGGGGAGCCTACTAACACTACTCTAGGAGAGCCTACTGGTCCTCTGCAGTGTGAGaggaaggaggtgtgtgtgtctgggtgtgtgtctggtgaTTTTCTTAGcaagtgaatgagtgtgtttatgtgtgaatatcTATGATCTATACTTGTGTTTGAAcgacactttgtgtgtgtgtgtgtgtgtgtgtgtgtgtgtgtgtgtgtgtacgagggTTACGTAATGTGCCTGACATACTGGAAGGTGTTTTGATACAGTGTCCACTCTTGCTGGGACCAGCACCCTCTTACATAATGCTGCAGTTcagtggcctctctctctctctctttctctctctgtctctctctctccctctctctatctcatacacattctctgtcttcctctctctctctccatctttcaatCACTCAGTCACCCGCTCTACACCTCTCTTCTGTCCACAGCCACAGTGGAGCTCAGCAGGCCCCTCAATAGACTgataagcagtgtgtgtgtgtgtgtgtgtgcctttgtgcatgcattatgtatgtaagtatatgtgtgcttgtatgtgtatgaacgtgtatgggtgtgttgggtgattttgtgattgtgtgttatctgtgtgtgtgtgtatgtgtgtgtgtgtgtgtgtgtgtgtgtgtgtgtcagtttgtgtgtgtgtttaagtttgtgtgtgtgtgtatgtgtctgcatgcCTTGAGTACAGACAGATGGGTAGCCACGCTGGCGTCGAGGCAGTTGGCACACGCCCAGGGTGCCCAGCCTTGGGAAGAGGGCATAGAGATACACAAACAGGCCTGAATGAGAAACtggaataaataaacaaatcagaGACCTCGCCACACACTCTGCCACACTCACGCTCACTTTGGGCGAGGCAGCCAGCAAGCACATAATACCCTGGTTAATTAACACTGTtttttcctgtctctcttttcctctctctttgttgtgtgtgtgtgtgtgtgtgtgtgtgtgtgtatgtatggtgtgtgtgtgtgtgtgtgtgtgtgtgtgcatgtgtgtgtgtgtgtgtgtgtgtgcgtgtgcgtgcgtgtgtgtgtgtgtgcagtgtttgagAATAAGGATAAGATTGTGATTGTGATGGAGTACGCCAGTAAGGGGGAGCTCTACGAGTACATCAGTGAGCGGAGGAGGCTGAGTGAGAGGGAGACCAGACACTTCTTCAGACAGATCGTCTCTGCTGTGCACTACTGCCACaaggtaatacacacacacacacatacacacatacacacccacacacacacacacacacacacacactctcacacacacacacacacacacacacacacacacacacacacacacacacacacatacatcatacacacacactgagagagagacacacacacacacactctctctctctctctctctctcattatctctctctctctcacacacacacacacacacacacacataaattaacACAAGCAagtaagcacaaacacacatacaaaccacaCAGCCTTTTTGGTTTAGTATATAGGATGCAGGAAGATGTAAGAAGACAGAAAGAACCAACAatattaaaagaaagaaagaaagcaaaaaagacagacagaaaagatCCCATATTTAAAAGGGTTGGACTCAAGCCTATCCATGGCCCCAGAGCCATGGTCcaaaatctctctttctcacacacagccacatatacaaacaaacatttttctTTACACAATTAGTGTCTGGCTCTCtcagattcacacacaaacacacacacacacacacacacacacacacacacacacacacacacacacacacacacacacacacaagtacctacacacacactcccacactctcTGCATCCCTCTTTGCCCTCGAGGTCTGAGGCTGGATGAGCCTATTATTGTCAGCACAGCTGTGAGGCTAGTGTGACGTCAGGTCCTCATGGGGGACGTCCCCTCTGtgctgacctacacacacatacacacacacacacacacacacacacacacacacacacacacacacacacacacacatacacacacacatacacacacaaatgcacacacacacacacacacacaaactcacacacacacacacatagagagacacacaaacacacacacacatacacacacacacatacacacacacacacacacagagagacacacaaactcacacacacatacacacaaacacacactcacacacacatacacacacacacacacagagacacacaaactcacacacatacacacaaacacacactcacacacacacacacattcacacacatgtgcgcgcacacactcacacacacactttctctctgttggCGACACACCCAGACACTCTCACGTCCCCTCTTAGCTGACACCAACTCATCATCTGACCTGGCCTGGGCGTCGTCAGGGCAATCCGGACAtggggaggatgtgtgtgtgggtgggtgggtgtgtgtgtgtatgtgtgtgggggggtgggggatgggttATAAGACAGCTGGACACAGTTGGAGAAAATGAGATGGAGATTGACTTCCACAATTTCCCTGAGAGTGTGTggaatgtttgtgttttatgtttgtgagtagtgtgtttatttatgtatttgtgagttgtgtgtttgtgtgtgtatttgtgagttatgtgtttgtgtgtgtgtttgtgaattgtgtgcttgtgtgtgtgtttgtgagttgtgtgtgtgtttgtgagttgtgtgtttgtgtgtgtatttgtgagttgtgtgtttgtgtgtatatttgtttgtCTGCATTCTTGGCTGTCTTCATCAGTgcatgagaaaaaaagagacataaagtttgtgtgtgtctacattggtgtgtgtctaagttggtgtgtgtctacattggtgtgtgtctaagtgtgtgtgtgtctacattggtgtgtgtctacattggtgtgtgtctaagtgtgtgtgtgtctacattggTGTGTGTCGGGAGTTTCCAGTGTGGTGTCTCTTCTCCTGCGCCCAATCTGATTTGCTGCGCCTCTCAGCATGGCCAGATGTGCTGACTCAGTTTGggcataaccacacacacacacacacacacacacacacacacacacacacacacacaaacattcacacacacacacacacatacacacacacctacacacaaatacacacacatacacacacacacacacatacacacacgcacacactagcTCTGCATGACCAAGTTTCCCATACTAGCAGCCACACACTAATCCGTTAACTGAGATTCTAACAGTACTGAGGAGATGtttaccacaacacacacacacacacacacacacacatatacacgacacaccacacaccacacttccCCGCTAATTTGCCAATGACAGATttatacagtaaacacacacacacacccagagtgaCATCACTGTCATGGTCACCAACACAATATGCTGACCACAGGcagtgaggatgaggatggtTGTCGTCGCCAAGGATTGAtttgaaagtgagagagagagagagagtgttaaagccaggtgtttattattattgtattgaatGTTTTCGCAATACTGTAAAATTtacattcatgccaataaagcttgtagaattgaattgagagagagagagagcacatgatTTGCTGATGCatgatgttattgtttttttctttcagaatGGGATTGTGCATCGAGATTTAAAACTGGAAAACGTCCTCCTCGATGAGAACTGTAACATCAAGGTGAGACATCTCCCTATTATCTAAAGGTCTAAATCCTAATTCAAAAAGAATATTCATAAttcaaaaagcaaaacattctTTAAAGTTATGCTTAACCATTCTGTAGGGGAGTTTTGAACACTTGAAAGTAAGAGGTCCTCAAGATTCTTAATTACATGTTATACTTAAAATAACCTAGCTTGGCCATGTAGAGATGGCTCTAGAACATGGATATTCTTTAGAACCTTCATTCAGCAACATTCTAATCCCACCAGTGTGATGGCACCGTGTTTAATCGTCTTTCTCTAAACTGTGCTGAAGCCTGCTGCATTGTTTTCTGCTCAGATTGCAGACTTTGGGCTGTCTAACTTGTACCATAAAGACAAGCTGCTGCAGACCTTCTGTGGGAGTCCACTCTACGCCTCTCCAGAGATCGTCAACGGCAGGCCATACAAAGGCCCTGAGGTATGgaactataacacacacacacacacacacacacacacacacacacacacacacacacaccccacacacacacacacacacacacacacacacacaaacatatctaCATAATGTatgaacacatgcacgcacacacacacacacacacacactcacacacacacacacacacatacagtagacaaacaaacacacacagagtaaggaACACATCACTGTTTCAAATGACTAATGCTTAATTATTGATTGTTCAGTATACACTACACAATACTCCCCAATTCGAGGTCTATGCCTAAGATTGTAGCAGCAACTGCAAATCAAAGCCAATATTCATGAAAAGCACATTGCAGCATCAGGATATCATTTGTTTTGACGTCAATTCTGTGTTTCTTTCTGCATTCTATTTTACCCCATATTAAGCTGAAACTTTCCCCAAATTACTCAGACAGATTCCTGAAGCTGGAGGTGTTTACTAACTCAAGCATCTGTCAACTTTTATAGACTTTAATTCCATCTGTCTTAGTATTACTTCTTAGATGTTTCCCAATATACTCCGCTGAAGGCGTTTTGTAAATCGTGCGTCTTTCTAATGAATCATTTGATGAAGGGTTTGGTTGTGAAATGCTTATGTGTGTGGGATGTTAAGACCCTGGAGTGTGTCCAGTCTTGCCTAATGCACCGCCGAGTATGATGGGTAGGGAGATGAATTTACATGTGTGGGCCACAAggaccacacaaacaaacaaacaaacaaacaaacgaacgaacgaacaaacacaaactaacacacacaataaagaatTTGGATTCAGCAAAAGAAATGGGCTAATAGCTATTTGTTTCTCTGGAAGGTGGAGGGGGAAAACACTTGGAAAAAACCCCAGGTcatgcagtttgtgtgtgtgtgcgtgtgtgtgtgtgtgtgtgtgtgtgtgaattcttCCTCTGCTGGAGGAAgtcacaccacccccacccctccccaaaTCGGATTTcccaaagtacacacacacacacacacacacacacacacacacacacatacacatagtcaGCCAGTTAAAAGTCCTAATCCTAGGAATGTCCAATAACGTGCAAACTATTTTCAGGatgtcaaaacaaacacactcacccctCTCTGTTTCCGAGGGAGCTCAGAAACATAGTGCCAATCAGCAGGCTGGAATGTGCATTCACAATATCACATTTCCCATCATGACATGTGTCATTAGGGaagacacaacaacacacacacacacacacacacacatatactctcactccctctcccgaTCTCTCACACCAAAACTATCTTCCTCTTTTGCACTCTTGttcaaacacaagcacacatacctacacacacacacacacacacacacacacacacacacacacacacacacacacacacacacacacacacacacatacacatacacacacacatcagccttACATAACATCTCTCACTGGATTGCTGGGAAAGACTCCCCTCCGATCACCTCTGTATTGGGATCAGGGATCACTGGCCAACAATCACACAACCTCTCACATCTGCTCCCACCCTgtctgtagacacacacacacacatagcacatgcacacaaacatgcacacacacacacttacaaacacacacgtacacagacacacacgtacacagacacacacacacacacacacacacacacacacacacacagagacacacacagagacacacacacacacacacacacacacacacacacacacacacacacacacacacacacacacataccagaacaatcacacactcacatccctgAACAGCAGCCTGGGGAGTGCACTTCCCCAAAAGGCCAATCAGATCGGCCCCTGTGTGCCTAGTGTTCCCAAGTCATGAGTGGACAATTCCATGGGTCAGGCTTTGGGGATTATCCGAGCCAATCAGAGGAGAGCTGATGCTGGGGCAACGCCAAAGACAGCTTCATCAACactgtgcaacacacacacacacatgcgtacacacatgcacacgtccgttcgcacacacacacacatgcacgcacacattttaattaatcatttatgtacatgtacatacagtacacacctacacacatacacattttcttttttacagatacacacagaaaaagacacGTACATAAGcacgtgcacactcacacacgtggacacacatacacactctcttccatacacacacacacacacacacacacacacacacacacacacacacacacgcacacacacacacaccctctggccATGAACCTGGGGCAGGGTATACATAAACACCATTACCTAGCGGCGGCGTGATGTTGATGGGATGGAGAGAATGCATACGCCCTATACTGCGGCCGCCTAGCCAAACAATGGAGGTCTGATGCAGACATCCTTTACTAACGACACAGGGACTACTTTTTCCATCATCTCATAAAGATCCAATCAGAGTAGCAATCAAAGGAAGGGCAGAGGTTTGACATTGGGCAGGTAACACAAACTAAACCTGCCCATGGAACCAGTTTGTTCCAGACGGGGCTGATTGCTGAGTTTCCCACAGGAACATTTCAAGTCAGGCAAAGTGCCCATACAATGTTGCTGATAGTTCAAAAAGTTGGAGTTGAAGGTGTTTTGATTAATCTTCTGAGCTGTTATGTGTCACTGAAATAACAGTCTGAACTGATTTTGGACTGCTGTTTTAGCTTACCATGTATTGGTATGCAGGATCTCtactcattaaaaaaaaaaaaaactgtgaactGAATTTGGACCTTTCCAATGTCTTTATAAAAACTGCTCTGTCACCCATACACTCTGGAACCAGTCAAAAGCATTTAGTTCAAAGtgtatgctgcaacaattaatctCCATTACAATCAATGGAATTGGCACGTATATTAAAAAACAATTTACTTCCAAAATGATGTTTACACTTAGCAaacggaacacttcagttgCGCACCTGGTGTAGCCAGCCTGTTATGCAGCCTAATATGaacagagtggtgtgtgttggaagtgacgggaatgttggaaaatgaacgttctaaagaatatctgggttcattgaattaaacatagaattttagaaccttgaattgttgcggaacaatcttatgttagaatgttcaaaaacccacacctttaagggGTTAATGCTTTTGAGTCAGTCTGTCTGAACCCCCACTGTGCGGTCTGTCTAACCCTCCCTCTGGTTTTCCCCCAGGTGGACAGTTGGGCTCTGGGAGTGCTGTTGTACACCCTGGTGTACGGGACCATGCCGTTTGATGGAGGAGACCACAAAAAACTCATCCGCCAGATCAGCAATGGAGAGTACAGAGAGCCCACCCAGTCCTCAGGTAAGATAgtttatatttgttttattaatttttattttttatttattttatatgtaAGGGACAATGATGTACAATTTTAAAACATAAATGTTGCCATTTGATGCACTGTACCAGAGTAACCTTtaggctaatgtgtgtgtatgtatgtgtgtgtgtgtccatctcagATGCGCGTGGTCTGATCCGCTGGATGCTGATGGTGAACCCTGAGCGCCGGGCCACAGTGGAGGACATCGCCAACCACTGGTGGGTCAACTGGGGCTGGAAGTCCAGTGTGTGCGACTGCGAGGTCAAGCAAGGGGACGTGTCTGGCTCCTCCCCAATGTTAGCCCGCTTTATCGACTGGCAGAACCGCACTGATGGCCGCTCAGCCACCAAGGCGCCGCGTGCATCGGAACCAGCCAATGGTAATGGATCAGGGTCAGGTCCACCGGCACGCCAGCGGATGAGGAGGTCATCGAAGGAGAATGATGCCAGCGTGGTTGGCGGTGTGCATGTCGGAGGAGGAGGTCATGTGACCCTTGAGCCAGGCCCGAAGCGGCCCAAGGGGATACTGAAGACGCGGGCGAGCGGCGACCAGCGGTCACAGAGCCTGGGTGAGATCGAGCTCCGCCGCTCCATCCAGTACCAGGACGCTGCCTGCAGCACCGCTTTCGCGTCCGCCTCCAGCCTTGGGAAGGACGTTGAGGAGGAGCACGAACGCTTCCTCCTGGATGGCTCGCCAACCAACATGGTGCCCACGCTGCCCAAGAAGGGCATCCTGAAGAACAACCAGCAGCGTGAGTCCGGCTACTACTCCTCTCCAGAGCGCAGTGAGTCCTCCGAGTTGCTAGGGGGCGGTGTCACCATGCCCCCGCCCCAGCACCAGCCACCAGCCCCAACCGGCTCCCCGACCCGCCGGGCAGTGGGCAGGAAGGGTATCCTGAAGCGCAACGGGAAGTACTccacccacaacaaccacaGCAGCGTCCAGCTGTACTGCGACCCATCCTCCGCCACCGACTCAGGCCTGTCCCGCAGCCAAAGCCGGCCGTCCAGCATCGTGGACGAGGAGATGGGCCTCTCGCCCTACGTGGGCGGCATGGACTGGCCCCCCACTTCACCCAAGCCAAGCATCAGAGCCTGCCTTTCGGCCGAGGACCTCCTCCCGATGGCCGGCTTCCGGGGCCTGCAGATGTCTGCTGCGCCAGTTCTCCACGGGGGCAAGATTGCGCGTGCCAGCCCTCCCGGCTCGCCCGGAGACAACGGCAGCTTCTCACTGCTCGGGGACCTGGACGACATGACCCAGGTCTACCAGCACGCCCTAGACATCAGCAACACGTTAAcctacagaggagaggagaagtagaggtagagaaagacTTAGAGAAGGACACGGACCAGTGTCCATCTCTCCTGGACTCCATGGTAACTgttggggagggagagacactCTCATCTCGATGGGGTTCAATAGGAATATGACTGGAAGTCCATAGATGAGAGAGAACATAGAGATATTAGAGGGGATCAGAGCAGTCTCTCCACACATACGATGCCAATGACTGAGCTGCTTTGAAATGTTTACATGACAACCAGAGGGAAAAGAGATGATTgtgttatttacacacacacacacacacacgcgtgcgtgCGCGTACACACAGTGGCTACACATGTATCAGCCACTGTGCCAAAGGTAAACAGACCTAAGCAGAGACTGTtagaccacacacaccatttgtGTAGTGTGTAAATTCTAAATATTTGCCTATTTATTgataatatataaaaatgtgtCCTGGTCACACCATTGGCACAACTATTGCTTCAGAGATTGGTTAAGTTACAAGACTATGTGTCTTTTGATGTACTTTTCATGTcaagtttccttttttttaaattatgcttGTGATGATGTAACATGTATCAAATAGATACTCCATTTGGGGGAAAAAGGGAAGCGAACATTTTCTCTTGTAAATAGacgtttaaaaaaaactaaagttACAACTTTTTAGGGAGCATTTGTTTTAgccagccatttttttttttgagaaggAGAACTCCTTCTGTTAAGCAAAGCAGTATTTAC encodes the following:
- the nuak1a gene encoding NUAK family SNF1-like kinase 1 isoform X2, with the translated sequence MVERSSSEHCSGDVPLPVDYPAGEVPPSGRRGSSVKKHLHKHNLKHRYELQETLGRGTYGKVKKAIERHTGRVVAIKSIRKEKIRDEQDMVHIRREIEIMSSLRHPHIISIHEVFENKDKIVIVMEYASKGELYEYISERRRLSERETRHFFRQIVSAVHYCHKNGIVHRDLKLENVLLDENCNIKIADFGLSNLYHKDKLLQTFCGSPLYASPEIVNGRPYKGPEVDSWALGVLLYTLVYGTMPFDGGDHKKLIRQISNGEYREPTQSSDARGLIRWMLMVNPERRATVEDIANHWWVNWGWKSSVCDCEVKQGDVSGSSPMLARFIDWQNRTDGRSATKAPRASEPANGNGSGSGPPARQRMRRSSKENDASVVGGVHVGGGGHVTLEPGPKRPKGILKTRASGDQRSQSLGEIELRRSIQYQDAACSTAFASASSLGKDVEEEHERFLLDGSPTNMVPTLPKKGILKNNQQRESGYYSSPERSESSELLGGGVTMPPPQHQPPAPTGSPTRRAVGRKGILKRNGKYSTHNNHSSVQLYCDPSSATDSGLSRSQSRPSSIVDEEMGLSPYVGGMDWPPTSPKPSIRACLSAEDLLPMAGFRGLQMSAAPVLHGGKIARASPPGSPGDNGSFSLLGDLDDMTQVYQHALDISNTLTYRGEEK
- the nuak1a gene encoding NUAK family SNF1-like kinase 1 isoform X1; translated protein: MAMETVSVLQQQLSHPGTMVERSSSEHCSGDVPLPVDYPAGEVPPSGRRGSSVKKHLHKHNLKHRYELQETLGRGTYGKVKKAIERHTGRVVAIKSIRKEKIRDEQDMVHIRREIEIMSSLRHPHIISIHEVFENKDKIVIVMEYASKGELYEYISERRRLSERETRHFFRQIVSAVHYCHKNGIVHRDLKLENVLLDENCNIKIADFGLSNLYHKDKLLQTFCGSPLYASPEIVNGRPYKGPEVDSWALGVLLYTLVYGTMPFDGGDHKKLIRQISNGEYREPTQSSDARGLIRWMLMVNPERRATVEDIANHWWVNWGWKSSVCDCEVKQGDVSGSSPMLARFIDWQNRTDGRSATKAPRASEPANGNGSGSGPPARQRMRRSSKENDASVVGGVHVGGGGHVTLEPGPKRPKGILKTRASGDQRSQSLGEIELRRSIQYQDAACSTAFASASSLGKDVEEEHERFLLDGSPTNMVPTLPKKGILKNNQQRESGYYSSPERSESSELLGGGVTMPPPQHQPPAPTGSPTRRAVGRKGILKRNGKYSTHNNHSSVQLYCDPSSATDSGLSRSQSRPSSIVDEEMGLSPYVGGMDWPPTSPKPSIRACLSAEDLLPMAGFRGLQMSAAPVLHGGKIARASPPGSPGDNGSFSLLGDLDDMTQVYQHALDISNTLTYRGEEK